A single window of Brevinematales bacterium DNA harbors:
- a CDS encoding GNAT family N-acetyltransferase: protein MSYKIAGGHPSYHSRIPQFVLFSGKEINTAILGEHPEKFLASLYRKKHGYYSYKHSYLAIENGNTVAGCIFALDYAIIRKEYFSEVLNHLSHPVILLRQLKAMRDAERIIQSVEQNDCYITHLAVLPEFRSMGIGEALLN from the coding sequence ATGTCCTACAAGATTGCGGGGGGGCATCCGTCCTATCATAGCCGGATTCCGCAGTTTGTCCTGTTCAGCGGGAAAGAGATTAATACCGCGATTCTGGGGGAGCATCCCGAAAAATTTCTGGCGTCTTTATACCGCAAAAAGCACGGCTACTATAGCTATAAACATTCCTATCTTGCTATCGAAAACGGGAATACCGTCGCGGGTTGCATTTTCGCGCTGGACTATGCTATAATTAGAAAAGAGTATTTTTCGGAAGTGTTGAACCATCTTTCACATCCGGTTATCCTGCTCCGGCAGTTGAAAGCCATGCGGGACGCCGAGCGGATTATTCAAAGCGTCGAACAGAATGATTGTTATATCACGCATCTCGCCGTGCTCCCGGAGTTTCGTTCGATGGGTATAGGCGAAGCGCTACTGAACC